From the genome of Mycoplasma putrefaciens KS1, one region includes:
- a CDS encoding TrmH family RNA methyltransferase — translation MEKITSTANPKIKEILKLKESKHRNAKNLFLVEGFHMVLEAYNHNMVKTLLGTEKSLKVLKDEIPNIDQVIEISDNVCKKLSETITSQEIFAVCSMPEKNQIDLDHNILLLDQIQDPGNLGTLIRSAASFNFKTVIASPNSAHFHNQKVLRATQGNLFKVNLSNEYLIKVINQLHDNNYIIIGTWLDDSAKPLQKIKFDSDDKYALIIGNEAKGISPELLDLIDVNIKIEMIENVDSLNAAVAGSIIMYQINNAK, via the coding sequence ATGGAAAAGATCACCTCAACAGCAAATCCTAAAATTAAAGAAATTTTAAAACTAAAAGAATCTAAGCACCGTAATGCTAAAAACTTATTTTTAGTCGAAGGTTTTCATATGGTTTTAGAAGCTTATAATCACAACATGGTTAAAACGCTACTAGGTACTGAAAAGAGTTTAAAAGTTTTAAAAGATGAAATTCCAAATATTGATCAAGTGATTGAAATTTCAGACAATGTTTGCAAAAAACTTAGTGAGACAATTACAAGTCAAGAAATTTTTGCTGTATGTAGTATGCCTGAAAAAAATCAGATTGATCTAGATCATAACATCTTATTACTAGATCAGATCCAAGATCCAGGTAATTTAGGAACTTTAATTAGAAGTGCAGCAAGTTTTAACTTTAAAACTGTGATTGCTTCACCAAATAGTGCTCATTTTCACAACCAAAAAGTTTTAAGAGCAACTCAAGGTAATTTATTTAAAGTTAATTTGAGTAATGAATATTTAATTAAAGTGATTAATCAACTGCACGATAATAATTACATTATTATTGGAACTTGACTTGATGATAGTGCTAAACCATTACAAAAAATTAAATTTGATTCAGATGATAAGTATGCTTTAATCATCGGAAATGAAGCTAAAGGGATTTCTCCAGAATTATTAGATCTAATTGATGTTAATATCAAAATTGAAATGATCGAAAATGTCGATAGTTTAAATGCTGCTGTTGCCGGATCGATTATTATGTATCAAATCAATAATGCTAAATAA
- a CDS encoding aldehyde dehydrogenase family protein, giving the protein MYKFKALINGKLYDNNKDLQITNPVDNSVAGVVPSLTKQEIDQAFLSAKQAQKNWENTDLEARIAIIK; this is encoded by the coding sequence ATGTACAAGTTCAAAGCTCTTATTAATGGTAAATTATATGACAATAATAAAGATTTACAAATCACCAATCCAGTTGATAATTCAGTTGCAGGAGTTGTTCCAAGTTTGACAAAACAAGAAATTGATCAAGCTTTTTTAAGCGCTAAACAAGCTCAAAAAAACTGAGAAAACACTGATTTAGAAGCTCGCATTGCAATTATAAAATAA
- a CDS encoding aldehyde dehydrogenase family protein: MMSEIAKSYKDCLTEVIRSIEYIDQTFIEARNLKTLIIDASKYGAKNKIGTFIRVAKGVGVAISPFNYPINLSLAKIIPALVTGNSIVFKPATQGSLIGARLGELAYQAGLPKGVLNVVTGRGREIGDLLITNPLIDFISFTGSVEVGKRLLEISSTKDVVLELGGKDPALVLDTDNLEKYASEIVSGAFSYSGQRCTAIKRVLTTNQIADQLVELLKQKIDKLTVGLPQNNADITCLIDNKSADFVWQLINDAKTKGAKIVTGDHRDNNLIYPTLVDYVTTDMKLAWEEPFGPVLPIIRVDSVEQMIEIANQSKFGLQASIYSSNLEKALAIAKQLEVGTVNINGKSQRGPDVFPFLGVKNSGFGVQGIIDTLLFSTRYKGIVINN, from the coding sequence ATGATGAGTGAAATTGCTAAATCTTATAAAGATTGTTTAACTGAAGTTATTAGAAGCATTGAATATATTGATCAAACTTTTATTGAAGCCAGAAACTTAAAAACACTAATTATTGATGCAAGTAAGTATGGAGCTAAAAATAAGATTGGAACTTTTATTAGAGTTGCTAAAGGAGTTGGAGTTGCCATTAGTCCATTTAACTATCCAATCAATTTATCTTTAGCAAAAATCATACCAGCTTTGGTCACTGGAAATAGTATTGTTTTTAAACCAGCAACTCAAGGAAGTTTAATTGGAGCTAGACTAGGTGAACTTGCTTATCAAGCTGGATTGCCTAAAGGAGTTTTAAATGTTGTTACTGGACGCGGCCGTGAAATTGGAGATCTTTTAATTACTAACCCACTGATTGATTTTATCTCTTTTACAGGTAGTGTTGAAGTTGGTAAAAGACTGCTTGAGATTAGTTCAACAAAAGATGTAGTTTTAGAATTGGGTGGTAAAGATCCGGCACTTGTTTTAGATACTGATAATTTAGAAAAATATGCTAGTGAAATCGTTTCAGGAGCTTTTAGTTATTCAGGTCAAAGATGTACAGCAATTAAAAGAGTACTAACAACAAATCAGATTGCCGATCAACTAGTTGAGCTTTTAAAGCAAAAAATCGATAAACTAACTGTTGGTTTACCACAAAATAATGCTGATATTACTTGTTTAATTGACAATAAATCTGCTGATTTTGTTTGACAATTAATTAATGATGCTAAAACTAAGGGTGCTAAAATTGTTACTGGTGATCACAGAGACAATAATTTAATTTATCCAACTTTGGTTGATTATGTTACAACTGATATGAAACTAGCTTGAGAAGAACCATTTGGTCCAGTTTTACCAATTATTAGAGTTGATTCAGTTGAACAAATGATTGAGATTGCTAACCAGTCTAAATTTGGTTTACAAGCAAGTATTTATTCTTCAAACTTAGAAAAAGCTTTAGCAATTGCCAAACAACTTGAAGTAGGAACAGTTAATATTAATGGTAAATCACAACGTGGTCCAGATGTTTTTCCTTTCTTAGGAGTTAAAAATTCAGGATTTGGTGTTCAAGGAATTATTGATACGTTATTATTTTCAACAAGATATAAAGGAATTGTAATCAATAATTAG
- a CDS encoding FtsX-like permease family protein: MKNIIKSYLKTFFQKNFVTTFGILFFIILLSTVIIGMLSTPLQLNTKINQQSKTNLKYNFLIRSQNMTYSPEFNYQYFYLNKDLDHETKNTKIKSVLSEHYIKAVNSQVAKNFKEISAKKEHDRYLLDFNKAQDIPIINFISSLIRDDLIKYRTGALIKSSASIIASEQEKKDILKNTTNKIIDRTKTEIEQKIATDAKKFKDLKFTSFISEIYKAYAKVDNFLITNGVKSIDKNQIRSIAQQAVEIYKQNDYNGLVKFIFEKTKTVLEQIREERSEIYLPTFDMFSVEFENHILSKNHHDDRIYLINKILENQPNYAVQINKTFVLKEQEAGQILPKKILQLTSDNHHLNQQFNQVQFDKNYEDSHFTNTWISNFDYDSTKPKPEIIITSSFARDNNLEINDTFLIPNSNIGDIFLQTIDKKDAFYLGPIQAKIVGIGSTFDDIASKISLNDFFQSKSSFLYGYANQEFINQLRESRWSFASQKDSGYGVEIRIKDQNDYDISNLSKVFSNVKLKNATVGQPTTVSFFDRSFSPFIEWTFSRVAKGINNIRIQVIIYMILGFVVLVLAFIFINFALRKEMNETRRQLGIFKSFGYKVAELSWIFALKTWITITLGIVIGYLLSTPIQIYAASNFTNAVTFTFKSVYVSPLLFINLFILIPAVFLLLSYALTILYIREPVLSLMNNAKKAKRKVKSGWFTDLLSKRNIGFGYRMRLSFIKTSKGKFAIIQIIFVFSSLAYALLFGAQTILNQSINQSLAEIKADVDHRTVWKNNKSIDISTLNGKYSFIKNNTDDRTELTYHDLSNKNPNEWLNQTDGQNDMRYRVELLLKLISNSYHKTSNMRDKLSMFVPQKYAVKRLSPLIGQNKQLNKPEEYSVLKDEKNYFLTLIARFNLLNDSEWWKTALDQIKANRKVDIDNSKISTELFDISANANRQDEMSKTVAGLQAKTSDSKNPNSSIFLSSIAKTFSYKLAQAYSLYQIYLDYKNSSDQNNFSIEKSWEKLLSDEALKEFDPTNQKYWSITDNPLIEEITKKIVLSSSSSDQSSTSVTPTSINSLIGASNLSNANQNVLMLSLILQEMQSNYVNDPVITFNQMLYDKKTDLLSSSVLANFVKDSGLLRLNLYDFNSPNSANVSDFLNFEDITEQQFSSLKDKLQFNNSPMFNVIVPYYYAKANNIGLSSKIALQTKTSVARKFYLNVIGINKSITLSLVRTPEFVLDYKTFADVMFNKDLYDNQPKYFNTLWSKHKLIEGEFDFKDQDNPFKYIKYYGQNIALDVQPSSPVFLSLFSNVFDEFNDLIGVYKPVDSQIDIYNTANPTSDKNSRLGSEVIPFNLGKQGIKRVLKVTNQIMIIFILLITFLLTIILVVVMNIVVGESKKTILVLRAIGYKDIEVNWIVMGSYVIGAFICFIFAYSLSNVIWLSFLYYVSNKWQIYIFLPFDIKNLIITFSIISLVLFIGWFFSNKQVKQTPLTQATQAE, from the coding sequence ATGAAGAATATAATCAAAAGTTATTTAAAAACCTTCTTTCAAAAAAACTTTGTTACTACCTTTGGAATCTTATTTTTTATAATTTTACTTTCAACTGTAATTATTGGAATGTTATCAACACCATTGCAATTAAATACAAAAATTAATCAACAATCAAAAACTAATCTTAAGTATAATTTTTTAATCAGAAGTCAAAATATGACTTATAGTCCTGAATTTAACTATCAATATTTTTATTTAAATAAAGATCTTGATCATGAAACTAAAAATACCAAGATTAAAAGCGTGCTTTCAGAGCATTATATCAAAGCAGTTAATAGTCAAGTTGCTAAAAATTTTAAAGAGATAAGTGCTAAAAAAGAACATGATAGATATCTTTTAGATTTTAATAAAGCACAAGACATACCAATAATTAATTTTATTAGCAGTTTAATTAGAGATGATTTAATCAAATATCGAACCGGAGCTTTAATTAAAAGTTCAGCTTCTATTATAGCTTCAGAACAAGAAAAAAAAGATATTCTTAAAAATACAACAAATAAAATAATTGATCGAACAAAAACAGAAATCGAACAAAAAATAGCAACAGATGCTAAAAAATTTAAAGATTTAAAATTTACTTCTTTTATCTCAGAAATTTATAAAGCTTATGCAAAAGTTGACAATTTTTTAATTACTAATGGTGTTAAATCAATTGATAAAAACCAGATTAGATCAATAGCTCAACAAGCTGTTGAAATTTATAAACAAAATGACTACAATGGTCTAGTTAAATTTATCTTTGAAAAGACCAAAACTGTTTTAGAACAAATTAGAGAAGAACGATCAGAAATCTATCTGCCAACTTTTGATATGTTTAGTGTTGAATTTGAAAATCATATTCTAAGTAAAAATCATCACGATGATCGAATTTATCTGATAAATAAAATTTTAGAAAATCAACCAAACTATGCTGTGCAAATTAACAAAACCTTTGTTTTAAAAGAACAAGAAGCAGGACAAATTTTACCTAAAAAAATCTTGCAACTAACTTCTGATAATCATCATTTAAACCAACAATTCAACCAAGTTCAGTTTGACAAAAATTATGAAGACTCTCACTTTACAAATACTTGAATAAGTAATTTTGATTATGATTCAACAAAACCAAAACCTGAAATAATTATTACCTCTTCATTTGCAAGAGACAATAATTTAGAGATTAATGATACTTTTTTAATTCCTAATTCTAATATTGGTGATATTTTCTTACAAACTATCGACAAAAAAGATGCTTTCTATCTGGGACCAATACAAGCAAAAATTGTAGGGATTGGATCAACATTTGATGATATTGCTTCTAAGATTTCATTAAATGATTTTTTTCAGTCTAAGTCAAGTTTTTTATACGGATATGCTAATCAAGAGTTTATTAATCAATTAAGAGAATCTCGCTGAAGTTTTGCAAGTCAAAAAGATTCGGGATATGGAGTTGAAATTAGAATTAAAGATCAAAACGATTATGATATTTCAAATTTAAGTAAGGTTTTTTCTAATGTAAAATTAAAAAATGCTACAGTTGGCCAACCAACAACTGTTTCATTTTTTGATAGATCCTTTTCACCATTTATTGAATGAACTTTTTCAAGAGTTGCTAAAGGAATTAACAATATTAGAATCCAAGTAATTATTTATATGATTTTAGGATTTGTTGTGCTTGTGTTGGCATTTATCTTTATTAACTTTGCTTTAAGAAAAGAAATGAATGAAACAAGACGACAATTGGGAATCTTTAAATCATTTGGATATAAGGTTGCTGAATTATCGTGGATCTTTGCTTTAAAAACTTGAATCACGATCACTTTAGGAATCGTTATCGGATATTTACTTTCAACTCCTATTCAAATTTATGCAGCTTCAAACTTTACTAACGCTGTGACATTTACTTTTAAAAGTGTTTATGTTTCACCACTTTTATTTATTAACTTATTTATTTTGATACCAGCAGTATTTTTATTATTATCTTATGCACTAACTATTTTATATATAAGAGAACCTGTGCTATCTTTAATGAATAATGCTAAAAAAGCCAAAAGAAAAGTTAAAAGTGGATGATTCACTGATTTACTTTCAAAACGTAATATTGGATTTGGTTATCGAATGAGATTATCATTTATTAAGACTTCAAAAGGTAAGTTTGCAATCATTCAGATCATTTTTGTATTTAGTTCACTAGCATATGCATTATTGTTTGGTGCACAAACGATTTTAAACCAATCAATTAATCAGAGTCTTGCTGAAATAAAAGCTGATGTTGATCATCGAACAGTTTGGAAAAACAATAAAAGCATTGATATTAGCACACTTAATGGTAAATATAGTTTTATCAAAAATAACACCGATGATAGAACTGAGTTAACTTATCATGATTTAAGTAATAAAAACCCAAATGAATGGTTAAATCAAACTGATGGTCAAAATGATATGCGTTATCGTGTAGAATTATTATTAAAACTTATTAGCAATAGTTATCATAAGACAAGTAATATGAGAGATAAACTTTCAATGTTTGTTCCACAAAAATATGCTGTGAAACGTTTATCTCCACTTATTGGTCAAAATAAACAGCTAAATAAACCTGAAGAGTATTCAGTGTTAAAAGATGAAAAAAATTACTTTTTAACTTTAATTGCAAGGTTTAATTTATTAAATGACTCTGAATGATGAAAAACAGCTCTAGATCAAATTAAAGCAAATCGAAAAGTTGATATTGATAATTCGAAAATCAGTACTGAGTTATTCGATATTTCTGCAAATGCAAATCGTCAAGATGAGATGTCAAAAACTGTTGCAGGACTACAAGCTAAAACTAGTGATTCAAAAAATCCTAATAGTAGTATCTTTTTATCTTCAATTGCAAAAACCTTTTCATACAAACTAGCACAAGCTTATAGTTTATATCAAATTTATTTAGATTATAAAAATAGTAGTGATCAGAATAATTTTAGTATTGAAAAAAGTTGAGAAAAATTATTAAGTGATGAAGCATTAAAAGAATTTGACCCAACCAATCAAAAATACTGATCAATAACTGATAATCCTTTAATTGAAGAAATTACAAAAAAAATTGTTTTGTCATCGTCATCTAGTGATCAGTCTTCAACTTCAGTTACTCCAACTTCAATTAATTCATTGATTGGAGCTAGTAATTTATCAAATGCTAATCAAAATGTTTTGATGTTATCTTTAATTTTGCAAGAAATGCAAAGCAATTATGTAAATGATCCAGTGATAACTTTTAATCAAATGTTATATGATAAAAAAACTGATTTATTATCTTCATCAGTTTTAGCAAACTTTGTTAAAGATTCAGGATTATTAAGATTAAATTTATATGATTTTAATAGTCCAAATTCTGCAAATGTAAGTGACTTTTTAAACTTTGAAGATATCACTGAACAGCAATTTAGCAGTTTAAAAGATAAACTACAATTTAATAACAGTCCAATGTTTAATGTGATTGTTCCTTACTATTATGCTAAAGCTAACAATATAGGTTTATCAAGTAAAATAGCACTACAAACTAAAACTTCAGTTGCAAGAAAATTTTATTTAAATGTGATTGGAATTAATAAATCAATCACACTCTCACTAGTAAGAACTCCTGAATTTGTTTTAGATTATAAAACTTTTGCAGATGTAATGTTTAACAAAGATCTGTATGATAACCAACCAAAATACTTTAATACTTTATGATCAAAACACAAATTAATTGAAGGTGAGTTTGATTTTAAAGATCAAGATAACCCATTTAAATATATTAAATATTATGGTCAAAACATCGCTTTAGATGTACAACCATCCAGTCCAGTATTTTTATCATTATTTAGCAATGTCTTTGATGAGTTTAATGATCTTATTGGAGTTTATAAGCCAGTTGATTCACAAATTGATATTTATAATACTGCAAATCCAACTTCTGATAAAAACTCAAGACTAGGCTCAGAAGTAATCCCATTTAACCTAGGAAAACAGGGAATTAAACGAGTTTTAAAAGTCACAAATCAGATTATGATTATCTTTATTTTATTAATTACTTTCTTATTAACTATTATTTTAGTT